One part of the Solanum dulcamara chromosome 8, daSolDulc1.2, whole genome shotgun sequence genome encodes these proteins:
- the LOC129900597 gene encoding inositol 3-kinase has translation MVKEAKDSSIPTTHRCLIVGNYCHDVLIKDDVVIAESLGGAASFISAVLDGLSVSSDYISKVGNDFMYSVNHRPITSSSSKTTVFHAHFSTESKRQDRILKRVVACDSVTPSDLPNSKFDFGLAVGVGGEILPETLERMIELCEVVFVDIQALIRVFDPVDGTVNLVHLNQTGFWPLLERIGFLKASAEEAPYVDVEEARKWCCVVVTKGKEGCTVYSKDEELSVAPFPAYQVDPTGAGDSFLGGLVAGLVHGLAIPDAALLGNFFGSLTVGHIGLPKFDSRMVQKVKDEVLKRSLQHFGSHEKQEDEPKRLKALDHDEFLATLSAAKVVPAYPIKECKWDLHSSPGALEQPACNGHRGLPLNPVCEEPIKSVDSKP, from the exons ATGGTGAAGGAAGCGAAAGATTCATCAATACCCACAACCCATCGGTGCTTAATTGTGGGGAATTACTGTCATGATGTTCTGATCAAAGACGACGTCGTGATAGCGGAGTCACTCGGCGGAGCAGCGTCGTTCATCTCCGCCGTGCTTGACGGTTTGTCGGTTTCTTCCGACTACATTTCTAAAGTGGGTAATGATTTTATGTACTCTGTTAATCATCGGCCGATCACTTCGTCCTCTTCCAAAACCACCGTTTTCCACGCCCATTTCTCAACCGAGAGCAAACGGCAAGATCGGATCCTAAAACGGGTCGTTGCATGTGACTCGGTAACTCCCTCGGATCTcccaaactcaaaatttgattttggaTTGGCTGTAGGTGTTGGTGGGGAGATTTTGCCCGAAACCCTTGAGCGGATGATTGAGCTGTGTGAGGTGGTGTTTGTTGATATCCAAGCTTTAATTCGGGTATTCGACCCGGTTGATGGAACAGTGAATCTTGTGCATTTGAATCAAACCGGGTTTTGGCCTTTGTTGGAAAGAATTGGTTTTTTGAAGGCGTCGGCGGAGGAGGCACCATATGTGGATGTGGAGGAAGCAAGGAAATGGTGTTGTGTGGTGGTGACAAAAGGGAAAGAAGGGTGTACCGTGTATTCTAAAGATGAAGAATTGTCCGTTGCGCCTTTTCCAGCTTATCAAGTTGATCCAACAGGAGCTGGTGATAGCTTTCTTGGTGGTTTAGTTGCAGGGCTTGTTCATGGATTGGCAATACCAGATGCTGCATTGCTGGGGAACTTTTTCGGATCACTGACTGTAGGGCATATTGGGCTTCCCAAGTTTGACTCGCGGATGGTACAG AAAGTGAAGGATGAGGTGCTAAAAAGAAGTTTGCAACATTTTGGGTCCCATGAGAAACAGGAAGATGAACCAAAAAGATTGAAGGCATTAGATCATGATGAATTCCTAGCAACTCTCAGTGCCGCCAAAGTGGTACCAGCATACCCTATCAAAGAATGTAAATGGGACTTGCATAGTTCTCCTGGAGCATTGGAACAGCCGGCCTGCAATGGTCATCGGGGATTACCACTTAACCCTGTTTGTGAAGAACCGATTAAATCAGTTGATAGTAAACCTTGA
- the LOC129901747 gene encoding protein EARLY FLOWERING 4-like, producing the protein MDGALQALTELSNLSPHPLNDGEEEEEYDTEAWETITKCFREVQSVLDQNRALIQQVNENHQSKLPDNLAKNVALIRDINSNISKVSRLYSDLSEDFCNIVHRGRELALFESKNRDDNVDSAES; encoded by the coding sequence ATGGACGGTGCCTTGCAAGCCCTAACAGAGCTTTCAAATCTCAGTCCCCACCCGTTGAACGACGGCGAAGAAGAGGAAGAGTATGACACCGAGGCTTGGGAAACGATAACGAAGTGTTTCCGGGAGGTACAATCGGTTCTGGATCAGAACCGAGCTCTGATTCAACAGGTGAACGAAAATCACCAATCGAAACTTCCAGATAATCTGGCGAAGAACGTCGCTCTTATTCGAGATATAAATAGTAATATCTCCAAAGTTTCTCGCCTGTACTCTGATCTCTCTGAAGATTTCTGCAACATCGTTCATCGTGGACGGGAACTTGCTTTGTTTGAATCTAAGAATCGCGATGATAACGTGGACAGCGCTGAATCCTGA
- the LOC129901746 gene encoding peptidyl-prolyl cis-trans isomerase CYP19-4 has translation MAATRFQPSVFILCSLAVIGTLALVQAKSQENLKEVTHKVYFDVEIDGKPAGRVVMGLFGNTVPKTAENFRALCTGEKGVGKSGKPLHYKGSTFHRIIPSFMIQGGDFTLGDGRGGESIYGEKFADENFKIKHTAPGLLSMANAGSDTNGSQFFITTVTTSWLNGRHVVFGKVLSGMDVVYKMEAEGRQSGTPKSKVVIADSGELPL, from the exons ATGGCGGCGACGAGATTTCAACCGTCCGTTTTTATCCTCTGCAGCTTGGCCGTGATTGGAACCCTAGCTCTTGTTCAG GCCAAATCCCAGGAAAATCTGAAAGAAGTAACTCACAAAGTTTACTTTGATGTTGAGATAGATGGTAAACCTGCCG GTCGTGTTGTTATGGGTCTCTTTGGTAATACAGTTCCTAAAACAGCAG AGAACTTCAGAGCATTGTGTACAG GGGAAAAGGGAGTTGGAAAGAGTGGCAAGCCTCTTCATTACAAGGGGAGCACATTCCACCGAATAATCCCCAGCTTCATGATTCAAGGTGGTGATTTCACCCTTGGTGATGGGCGTGGAGGGGAATCTATTTATGGTGAAAAGTTTGCGGATGAAAATTTCAAGATCAAGCACACTGCACCTG GGCTATTGTCAATGGCAAATGCTGGTTCTGACACCAATGGTTCACAATTCTTCATCACAACTGTCACAACTAGCTG GTTGAATGGTCGACATGTGGTCTTTGGAAAGGTGTTATCTGGAATGGATGTCGTTTACAAGATGGAAGCTGAAGGAAGACAAAGTGGAACACCTAAAAGCAAAGTTGTCATCGCTGACAGTGGTGAACTTCCTCTGTAA